Part of the Roseofilum casamattae BLCC-M143 genome is shown below.
TTATGCAGCTACTTATTCGAGTTAAGCCAAAACTTTAATCGGTTTTACGAGAACTGCCAAGTCTTGAAAGCAGAAGAACCGCAAAGAACATCGCGGTTAATTTTATCCAACTTAACCGCAAATACCCTAAAACTCGGACTATCTCTATTAGGAATTTCCGTACTAGAACGAATGTAATCTGTTCTAAACCATTTTCCAGGTCATCTCCTGTCCGGCGCGCAACGGCACGAGTCCGGATTCGGTAAATGGGACTTCGCCGGGGATTTTCCAGGTGGTTTTGCTTAATGTAATTTGTTCGGTATTGCGCGGCAGTTGATAGAAATCTGGTCCGTAAAAACTGGCGAAGGCTTCGAGTTTATCTAAGGCATTGGCGCTCTCAAACGCTTCTGCATATAATTCCATGGCGTGTAAGGCCGAAAAGCAACCGGCGCAACCGCAAGAACTTTCTTTACTGGTGCGGGTATGGGGAGCGCTATCGGTGCCGAGGAAAAACTTAGGATTGCCGGAGGTGGCGGCTTGCAGCAGAGCTTGACGATGAGTTTCTCGCTTCAAAATTGGGAGACAATAAAAATGGGGATTAATGCCTCCTTTAAAGATACGATTGCGGTTGAATAATAGGTGTTGTGGCGTCAGAGTTGCCGCGATATTATCGGTTTTGAGAACAAAGTCTGCGGCATCGGATGTGGTGATATGTTCGAGGACGATACGCAATTGCGGAAAGCGCTGTCTGAGGGGGATTAAATGTCGTTCGATAAAGACTTTTTCGCGATCGAAAATATCGATCGCCGGATCGGTAACTTCTCCGTGTAATAATAAGGGAAGATTGACCTCTTGCATGGTCTCGAAAACGCGATCGCACCTGCGAATATCCGTAACCCCAAATTCAGAGTTGGTGGTGGCTCCCGATGGATAGTATTTCACCGCTTTCACAAACCCAGAATCTTTCGCCGCGATAATCTCTTCCGGTTTGGTATTATCGGTTAGATATAAGGTCATCAATGGCTCGAAGTTTTGCCCTGGGGGAATAGCGGCGAGAATGCGATCGCGATATGCCGTTGCGTCGGAGAGCGATCGCACGGGGGGCTTGAGATTTGGCATAATAATTGCGCGGGCAAACTGTCGCACCGTGTGAGGTAAAACCTCTTTCAGTGCTTCGCCATCGCGCAGATGCAGATGCCAATCGTCCGGTTGGGTGAGGATGAGCTGTTGCATAGTGCCATGATACAACAAGGATCGCCCTCAAATTACGATCCGATACATGGAGGGCGATCGCAAAAAAGCTAGTTCTTTTTATTGACCTTCATAACTATAACTGGAAACCTCATTTCCTTCAGCATCAAAAAGCTTGCCGGTATCTCCTTTGTCGTTCCAGATTGCGGTTTTACTGCCAAAACTGAAACCGCCAGATTCTTCATGAACCTCATTGGTGTAGACGCGGAAGCTTTTTCCGGCAACTAAGGACGTGCCTGCGGGAAAGACAAATCCTTTATCTTGTCCGCCAGAGGTTACTTTCCAACCGGAGATATCTACAGTACCATTACCCTGATTGGTAATTTCAATGTACTCATCAGATTGAGTGCGCTTGACTGCACCTTTATATTCAATGTTGCTAATGGCCACATTCAGTACTGGCTGCAAATAAACACCCAAGGAAAGTAAGAGGTTTTGGCGACCGCCACGGATACCAAAGCAGCCAATTATTTCTTGACCTGTGGGTGCTTCGAGAGAAAAGGGCCGTGTTTGTGATTGTCCGCTACCTCCTCCGAAGACCTGAGAAGTGACTCCATTATGGGTATGAAGCTGAAGGGTGATGATTTCATCGTCAGGATAGCCTGGTGCTTGTCTTCCCCAACCACCAGTTATTTTAGTTAAATAATCTCCCGGTTCTATAACGAACTTACCATTGAATGAGGATGCAGAATCCGAGGTGTCATAACCGACTTGAATATTGTTAATTGCCCAAGCATGGCTGAGATTAAACTCTCGAAGTTTTGGCCGCTGTACATTTTCAGGGGGGCGAAAATCGAAGGGGGTTCCCGGAGTTGTACTGCCTTCGGGACCTTGTTTGAGTAATCCTGGTTGTTGAGCGGGGGTCAATTGTAAATCTGAGGGCTGCCAAGTCCCTCCGTGGATAGTACCGTTATTGCTACAACCGGTTCTATCGGTAACTGTAGTTCCTGCTCCCTCATCCAACGGCCAGTAGCTGACGAGGCCTGGCTCTTGACCGGTCAAGCGAGAAGACATGCTCTCTTTTATCTCAGCCGCTGTTAATGCTCTATCCCAAACTCGAAGGTCGCTGAGGGAGCCATTATAATAAAAGTCATAAGGCCCGTAAGATGCACCTAACCTGAGATAATCCACTTTCGGAATCGGGAGCTTCTGGTTGTGTGCTTCGGCCCAGAGCGCTCCATCTTTATAAATAGCCGTGTCTCCAGTGTTGGCATCGAGAGTGAATCCCCAATGAACCCATGTACCTTTCCAGTCGTTGGGTGTCCCTTGTTTGTAGAGACGGTTGAAACCAGTGCCATCAGAACCGCTATCCCAGTAGATAGAACCATCACTCCAGGGGAGGCAAACATTAATAATCCGAATCTTCGCTGCTGAGGGAGTACCGGCATAGATGACGGAATTATTCTTGGGTTGCAAGTCTCCGCCTTTAGCCCAGAAACTAATAGTAATGGCTTTACCTTCTGGAATACTGCTCGCCGGCAGTTCGATGTAATCATCAACGCCATCGAAGAAAAGTTCGGTTGTTTGACTCAATTTCAGTACCTCTATCACTAGAATTCCACTTCTTATCTTCTCATTTATATCAGGACATTTTGCTAGAGAGATTCAATCTTTATAAAAGATTAATTTTATGCAAAAATAGCTAGAATTAAGTATGGATTGTACGATCGTACTGAATTAGCGATCGCACATTATTTTGTGTTAAAAAGACGAATGCGATCGCCCTCCATTTATCGGATCGTAATTTGAGGGCGATCGCAAAGAAACCACAAAAGTTAGTTCTTTTTCTTAACCTTCATAGCTATAACTGGAGACCTCGTTTCCTTCAGCATCAAACAACTTTCCGGTATCTCCCTTATCGTTCCAGATTGCAGTTTTACTGCCAAAACTGAAACCACCCGATTCTTCATGAACCTCATTGGTGTAGACGCGGAAGCTTTTTCCACCAGCTAAAGACGTACCTGCAGGAAAGACAAACTCCTGATTTTTTCCATTCGAGGTTACTTTCCAACCGGAGATATCCGCAGCACCATTACCCTGATTGGCAATCTCAATAT
Proteins encoded:
- a CDS encoding lamin tail domain-containing protein translates to MSQTTELFFDGVDDYIELPASSIPEGKAITISFWAKGGDLQPKNNSVIYAGTPSAAKIRIINVCLPWSDGSIYWDSGSDGTGFNRLYKQGTPNDWKGTWVHWGFTLDANTGDTAIYKDGALWAEAHNQKLPIPKVDYLRLGASYGPYDFYYNGSLSDLRVWDRALTAAEIKESMSSRLTGQEPGLVSYWPLDEGAGTTVTDRTGCSNNGTIHGGTWQPSDLQLTPAQQPGLLKQGPEGSTTPGTPFDFRPPENVQRPKLREFNLSHAWAINNIQVGYDTSDSASSFNGKFVIEPGDYLTKITGGWGRQAPGYPDDEIITLQLHTHNGVTSQVFGGGSGQSQTRPFSLEAPTGQEIIGCFGIRGGRQNLLLSLGVYLQPVLNVAISNIEYKGAVKRTQSDEYIEITNQGNGTVDISGWKVTSGGQDKGFVFPAGTSLVAGKSFRVYTNEVHEESGGFSFGSKTAIWNDKGDTGKLFDAEGNEVSSYSYEGQ
- the pyrC gene encoding dihydroorotase → MQQLILTQPDDWHLHLRDGEALKEVLPHTVRQFARAIIMPNLKPPVRSLSDATAYRDRILAAIPPGQNFEPLMTLYLTDNTKPEEIIAAKDSGFVKAVKYYPSGATTNSEFGVTDIRRCDRVFETMQEVNLPLLLHGEVTDPAIDIFDREKVFIERHLIPLRQRFPQLRIVLEHITTSDAADFVLKTDNIAATLTPQHLLFNRNRIFKGGINPHFYCLPILKRETHRQALLQAATSGNPKFFLGTDSAPHTRTSKESSCGCAGCFSALHAMELYAEAFESANALDKLEAFASFYGPDFYQLPRNTEQITLSKTTWKIPGEVPFTESGLVPLRAGQEMTWKMV